One window of Elaeis guineensis isolate ETL-2024a chromosome 11, EG11, whole genome shotgun sequence genomic DNA carries:
- the LOC105053590 gene encoding uncharacterized protein, with translation MNPENGTFSRCVRHPSQFFTGFCSLCLVERLSSVGSAEQSLKPSDGSQCEIVEVSFAVPGADKKPKEVRVRKTLLSLFQLDDADSIASKENPSKDLLVTENSGVGSIRSSEHGYECKTGVSDDVNSSKNVQVEVSSRVSENNSEATGNLSDNAGFGRKVKSLEDGKLKGKGVPFWLNLMLPNKGLRWRKSSTFKKNQLNHRNLSDGVGDKQLDSKTDFRHSCDWRVSHDSSKTSYWELPRHSWDGSMVSKALACSFACLEERGDGCGRTKKSLPEEIVCSDHKPTADNCVISKTDNDRTLSSQSSLGSHCKEQSCKESNSDIKFSDISRKKSHRWSRVWDRSMTSPFRDFVKKREHVLERSLSESWQGRQDKSMETAGSVGGVQYNGNGFNSVRTSQSINRIINAANGDLHNSRPDWQKKRAYGLGRSRSVHYSSPGNIDNGLLRFYLTPLRSSRTASKSRAKNSHSFARGIFGFY, from the coding sequence ATGAACCCAGAAAATGGCACCTTTTCTAGGTGTGTAAGGCACCCGTCTCAGTTCTTCACTGGTTTCTGTTCACTATGCTTGGTTGAAAGGTTATCAAGTGTTGGTTCTGCGGAACAGAGCTTGAAACCTTCGGATGGTTCCCAGTGTGAAATTGTTGAGGTCTCCTTCGCCGTTCCTGGTGCTGATAAGAAGCCTAAGGAGGTCAGAGTAAGGAAGACTCTGCTATCTTTATTTCAGTTGGATGATGCTGACAGTATTGCTAGcaaggaaaatccatcaaaagaccTGCTTGTGACAGAGAATTCAGGTGTTGGGAGTATCAGGTCTTCAGAACATGGGTATGAATGCAAAACTGGTGTTTCCGATGACGTGAATAGTTCTAAGAATGTTCAGGTTGAGGTGAGCTCTAGGGTTTCAGAGAACAATTCCGAGGCCACTGGCAATCTTAGTGATAATGCTGGATTTGGCAGGAAAGTCAAGTCCTTAGAAGATGGGAAATTGAAAGGCAAAGGCGTGCCATTTTGGTTGAATTTAATGCTGCCAAATAAGGGATTGAGATGGAGAAAGAGTAGCACATTCAAGAAGAACCAGCTGAATCACAGGAACTTGAGTGATGGAGTCGGGGATAAACAGCTGGATAGCAAGACTGACTTCCGGCATTCTTGTGACTGGAGGGTGTCTCATGATTCCAGCAAGACCTCATACTGGGAATTACCTAGACATTCATGGGATGGTTCAATGGTGAGCAAGGCACTAGCATGTTCATTTGCCTGCCTTGAAGAACGTGGAGATGGTTGTGGTAGGACAAAGAAAAGTTTACCTGAAGAAATTGTATGTTCAGACCATAAGCCAACTGCTGATAATTGTGTTATTAGCAAAACTGATAATGATAGAACATTATCATCACAAAGTAGTTTGGGAAGCCATTGCAAAGAGCAGAGTTGCAAAGAATCTAATTCAGATATCAAATTTTCGGATATCAGCAGAAAAAAATCCCACAGGTGGAGTAGAGTGTGGGATCGCAGTATGACAAGTCCTTTCAGGGATTTTGTAAAGAAGCGTGAACATGTGTTGGAGAGGTCTCTGTCTGAGTCCTGGCAAGGCCGGCAGGACAAGAGTATGGAAACTGCAGGATCTGTCGGTGGAGTACAGTATAATGGGAATGGCTTCAATTCTGTTAGAACAAGCCAGAGCATAAACCGAATTATAAATGCTGCTAATGGTGAtcttcataattctagacctgaTTGGCAAAAGAAGAGGGCATACGGGCTTGGTCGAAGCCGGAGTGTACATTACTCTTCCCCTGGGAACATAGATAATGGACTTCTTCGCTTTTATTTAACTCCTTTAAGAAGCAGCAGAACCGCAAGCAAGAGTAGGGCGAAAAAttcacattcatttgccagaGGCATCTTTGGGTTTTACTGA